The following proteins come from a genomic window of Misgurnus anguillicaudatus chromosome 10, ASM2758022v2, whole genome shotgun sequence:
- the LOC129432761 gene encoding uncharacterized protein isoform X1 produces MVVCTFAQIRLPIAYHKIAPLPAAGDGPQPLRLDALWVSTINEDYRCKSRNRTNNARRQTTKVINQMPTLKDCYTCREKIGVASKTCPHCRAKQPYKQMLEKKKKQLSQEWIDRQKKNCSVNKIYDSTNLLLHKWELLERYPVLLLARRTSNGFSAECFCPWKNETEDTQDAFLTIKRLYESLLNVAIADKEVNGMGESSVTNGTETPPANSTPPSTCNVAIADKEVSGMGESSVTITNGTETPPADSTPLSTCNVANADKAASSMEESPATNNTQTPPADSTADSDSELTHEPVTFFLPPESSFLASPDSFTTPSPMPLSIAPLVSPQTHPVFKSSQSSSVSSSPASPLPPTSTLSTCSKLSTELGSLSPVSSSRKKGQIKRKADPKECPMHEESTSFPYKKILRKRIREGHTEVLVQWHPCSGCGKKWKNSWEPSGNIQSLS; encoded by the exons ATGGTCGTATGCACCTTTGCTCAAATACGACTACCTATAGCGTATCATAAAATAGCGCCCCTACCGGCAGCGGGAGATGGGCCACAGCCTCTTCGCCTTGATGCATTGTGGGTCTCTACCATAAACGAGGATTACAG GTGCAAATCTAGGAACAGAACAAATAACGCTAGAAGACAGACAACAAAGGTGATTAACCAA ATGCCTACTCTAAAGGATTGCTACACATGCAGGGAAAAGATTGGAGTAGCCAGCAAAACATGTCCACACTGTAGGGCCAAACAGCCATATAAGCAAATGcttgagaaaaaaaagaaacagcTTTCCCAggaatggatagacagacaaaaaaaaaactgcagtgTGAACAAAATTTATGATTCAACAAATCTTCTG CTCCACAAGTGGGAACTTTTAGAGAGGTACCCAGTCCTTCTCCTTGCCAGGAGAACCTCAAATGGTTTCTCTGCTGAATGCTTCTGCCCATGGAAGAATGAAACCGAAGACACTCAGGACGCTTTTCTTACTATAAAGAGATTATACGAAAGTCTTCTTAAtg TGGCTATTGCAGATAAAGAAGTAAACGGCATGGGAGAAAGTTCTGTCACAAATGGCACAGAGACTCCACCAGCAAACTCCACACCTCCGTCCACCTGTAATG TGGCTATTGCAGATAAAGAAGTATCCGGCATGGGAGAAAGTTCTGTCACAATCACAAATGGCACAGAGACTCCACCAGCAGACTCCACACCTCTTTCCACCTGTAATG TGGCAAACGCAGATAAAGCAGCAAGCAGCATGGAAGAGAGTCCTGCAACAAACAACACACAGACTCCACCAGCAGACTCCACAGCAGACTCTGATTCAGAGCTTACGCATGAGCCTGTCACTTTTTTCCTTCCTCCTGAATCTTCCTTTTTGGCTTCTCCTGATTCCTTTACCACCCCCTCTCCTATGCCTTTATCCATCGCTCCTCTGGTGTCCCCCCAGACTCATCCTGTTTTCAAGTCctctcagtctagttctgtatCTTCTTCCCCGGCTTCTCCTCTGCCACCAACCTCTACCCTTTCTACCTGTTCTAAACTGTCCACTGAGCTAGGCAGTCTAAGCCCAGTATCTTCCTCACGGAAAAAAGGACAAATAAAGAGGAAAGCAGACCCTAAAG AATGCCCCATGCATGAAGAATCAACCAGTTTCCcctacaaaaaaatattaaggaAAAGAATCAGGGAG GGCCATACGGAGGTGTTGGTTCAGTGGCATCCTTGCTCTGGATG TGGGAAAAAGTGGAAGAACTCCTGGGAGCCAAGTGGAAACATTCAGAGTTTATCCtga
- the LOC129432761 gene encoding uncharacterized protein isoform X2, translating to MVVCTFAQIRLPIAYHKIAPLPAAGDGPQPLRLDALWVSTINEDYRCKSRNRTNNARRQTTKMPTLKDCYTCREKIGVASKTCPHCRAKQPYKQMLEKKKKQLSQEWIDRQKKNCSVNKIYDSTNLLLHKWELLERYPVLLLARRTSNGFSAECFCPWKNETEDTQDAFLTIKRLYESLLNVAIADKEVNGMGESSVTNGTETPPANSTPPSTCNVAIADKEVSGMGESSVTITNGTETPPADSTPLSTCNVANADKAASSMEESPATNNTQTPPADSTADSDSELTHEPVTFFLPPESSFLASPDSFTTPSPMPLSIAPLVSPQTHPVFKSSQSSSVSSSPASPLPPTSTLSTCSKLSTELGSLSPVSSSRKKGQIKRKADPKECPMHEESTSFPYKKILRKRIREGHTEVLVQWHPCSGCGKKWKNSWEPSGNIQSLS from the exons ATGGTCGTATGCACCTTTGCTCAAATACGACTACCTATAGCGTATCATAAAATAGCGCCCCTACCGGCAGCGGGAGATGGGCCACAGCCTCTTCGCCTTGATGCATTGTGGGTCTCTACCATAAACGAGGATTACAG GTGCAAATCTAGGAACAGAACAAATAACGCTAGAAGACAGACAACAAAG ATGCCTACTCTAAAGGATTGCTACACATGCAGGGAAAAGATTGGAGTAGCCAGCAAAACATGTCCACACTGTAGGGCCAAACAGCCATATAAGCAAATGcttgagaaaaaaaagaaacagcTTTCCCAggaatggatagacagacaaaaaaaaaactgcagtgTGAACAAAATTTATGATTCAACAAATCTTCTG CTCCACAAGTGGGAACTTTTAGAGAGGTACCCAGTCCTTCTCCTTGCCAGGAGAACCTCAAATGGTTTCTCTGCTGAATGCTTCTGCCCATGGAAGAATGAAACCGAAGACACTCAGGACGCTTTTCTTACTATAAAGAGATTATACGAAAGTCTTCTTAAtg TGGCTATTGCAGATAAAGAAGTAAACGGCATGGGAGAAAGTTCTGTCACAAATGGCACAGAGACTCCACCAGCAAACTCCACACCTCCGTCCACCTGTAATG TGGCTATTGCAGATAAAGAAGTATCCGGCATGGGAGAAAGTTCTGTCACAATCACAAATGGCACAGAGACTCCACCAGCAGACTCCACACCTCTTTCCACCTGTAATG TGGCAAACGCAGATAAAGCAGCAAGCAGCATGGAAGAGAGTCCTGCAACAAACAACACACAGACTCCACCAGCAGACTCCACAGCAGACTCTGATTCAGAGCTTACGCATGAGCCTGTCACTTTTTTCCTTCCTCCTGAATCTTCCTTTTTGGCTTCTCCTGATTCCTTTACCACCCCCTCTCCTATGCCTTTATCCATCGCTCCTCTGGTGTCCCCCCAGACTCATCCTGTTTTCAAGTCctctcagtctagttctgtatCTTCTTCCCCGGCTTCTCCTCTGCCACCAACCTCTACCCTTTCTACCTGTTCTAAACTGTCCACTGAGCTAGGCAGTCTAAGCCCAGTATCTTCCTCACGGAAAAAAGGACAAATAAAGAGGAAAGCAGACCCTAAAG AATGCCCCATGCATGAAGAATCAACCAGTTTCCcctacaaaaaaatattaaggaAAAGAATCAGGGAG GGCCATACGGAGGTGTTGGTTCAGTGGCATCCTTGCTCTGGATG TGGGAAAAAGTGGAAGAACTCCTGGGAGCCAAGTGGAAACATTCAGAGTTTATCCtga
- the LOC129432761 gene encoding uncharacterized protein isoform X3, whose translation MPTLKDCYTCREKIGVASKTCPHCRAKQPYKQMLEKKKKQLSQEWIDRQKKNCSVNKIYDSTNLLLHKWELLERYPVLLLARRTSNGFSAECFCPWKNETEDTQDAFLTIKRLYESLLNVAIADKEVNGMGESSVTNGTETPPANSTPPSTCNVAIADKEVSGMGESSVTITNGTETPPADSTPLSTCNVANADKAASSMEESPATNNTQTPPADSTADSDSELTHEPVTFFLPPESSFLASPDSFTTPSPMPLSIAPLVSPQTHPVFKSSQSSSVSSSPASPLPPTSTLSTCSKLSTELGSLSPVSSSRKKGQIKRKADPKECPMHEESTSFPYKKILRKRIREGHTEVLVQWHPCSGCGKKWKNSWEPSGNIQSLS comes from the exons ATGCCTACTCTAAAGGATTGCTACACATGCAGGGAAAAGATTGGAGTAGCCAGCAAAACATGTCCACACTGTAGGGCCAAACAGCCATATAAGCAAATGcttgagaaaaaaaagaaacagcTTTCCCAggaatggatagacagacaaaaaaaaaactgcagtgTGAACAAAATTTATGATTCAACAAATCTTCTG CTCCACAAGTGGGAACTTTTAGAGAGGTACCCAGTCCTTCTCCTTGCCAGGAGAACCTCAAATGGTTTCTCTGCTGAATGCTTCTGCCCATGGAAGAATGAAACCGAAGACACTCAGGACGCTTTTCTTACTATAAAGAGATTATACGAAAGTCTTCTTAAtg TGGCTATTGCAGATAAAGAAGTAAACGGCATGGGAGAAAGTTCTGTCACAAATGGCACAGAGACTCCACCAGCAAACTCCACACCTCCGTCCACCTGTAATG TGGCTATTGCAGATAAAGAAGTATCCGGCATGGGAGAAAGTTCTGTCACAATCACAAATGGCACAGAGACTCCACCAGCAGACTCCACACCTCTTTCCACCTGTAATG TGGCAAACGCAGATAAAGCAGCAAGCAGCATGGAAGAGAGTCCTGCAACAAACAACACACAGACTCCACCAGCAGACTCCACAGCAGACTCTGATTCAGAGCTTACGCATGAGCCTGTCACTTTTTTCCTTCCTCCTGAATCTTCCTTTTTGGCTTCTCCTGATTCCTTTACCACCCCCTCTCCTATGCCTTTATCCATCGCTCCTCTGGTGTCCCCCCAGACTCATCCTGTTTTCAAGTCctctcagtctagttctgtatCTTCTTCCCCGGCTTCTCCTCTGCCACCAACCTCTACCCTTTCTACCTGTTCTAAACTGTCCACTGAGCTAGGCAGTCTAAGCCCAGTATCTTCCTCACGGAAAAAAGGACAAATAAAGAGGAAAGCAGACCCTAAAG AATGCCCCATGCATGAAGAATCAACCAGTTTCCcctacaaaaaaatattaaggaAAAGAATCAGGGAG GGCCATACGGAGGTGTTGGTTCAGTGGCATCCTTGCTCTGGATG TGGGAAAAAGTGGAAGAACTCCTGGGAGCCAAGTGGAAACATTCAGAGTTTATCCtga